In one window of uncultured Sphaerochaeta sp. DNA:
- a CDS encoding carbohydrate ABC transporter permease encodes MRGMRATTNLKKTGIYIVCIFLALLSIFPFWVMFMNATRSTFEIQQSSIGLIPSKYLMSNWQILQGKTFDPVVGFINSMIISTGATLCAVYFSSLTAYALVAYSWKLRQPFFTFIMAVMMIPTQVSGIGFYQFMYRIGWTNSLWPLIIPATATPAMVFFMRQYLMASLSLDIVDSARIDGSREFNTFNRIILPIMKPAMATQAIFTFVFNWNRLFEPLILLTDGNKYTMPIMVSLLRGDIYKTEYGAVYLGLSMTVLPLFIVYFSLSKHIIAGVALGALKE; translated from the coding sequence ATGAGAGGAATGAGAGCAACTACCAACCTGAAAAAGACAGGAATCTATATTGTGTGTATTTTCTTGGCACTTTTGAGCATATTCCCTTTCTGGGTGATGTTCATGAACGCAACACGCAGTACCTTCGAGATACAGCAAAGTTCCATTGGCTTGATCCCTTCCAAGTACTTGATGAGCAACTGGCAGATACTCCAAGGAAAGACCTTTGACCCCGTTGTAGGTTTTATTAACTCCATGATCATCAGCACAGGGGCAACCCTTTGCGCGGTATATTTCTCATCGCTTACAGCGTATGCCCTGGTTGCCTACAGCTGGAAACTGCGTCAGCCATTCTTTACCTTCATCATGGCTGTTATGATGATTCCAACCCAGGTAAGTGGTATCGGGTTTTACCAGTTCATGTATCGCATCGGGTGGACCAACAGTCTTTGGCCCCTGATCATACCTGCAACAGCAACCCCTGCAATGGTGTTTTTTATGCGGCAGTACCTGATGGCATCTCTCTCGTTGGATATTGTTGACTCTGCGAGAATAGACGGTTCTAGGGAGTTCAATACTTTCAACAGGATCATACTGCCTATCATGAAACCGGCTATGGCGACACAGGCAATCTTCACCTTTGTATTCAACTGGAATCGTTTGTTCGAACCCTTGATTCTGCTTACCGATGGTAACAAGTATACCATGCCCATCATGGTCAGCCTGCTCAGGGGAGATATCTACAAGACAGAGTACGGTGCGGTTTACTTGGGGTTGTCGATGACAGTTCTGCCCTTGTTCATCGTCTACTTCTCTCTCTCGAAGCACATTATTGCTGGAGTTGCACTAGGAGCACTGAAAGAGTAG
- a CDS encoding sugar ABC transporter permease yields the protein MRKNNISYAKYGYLFSIPFVLAFLIFNLYPTIYTVVIGFTDLRGLGRTTFKFLEDPFQNYKSILNNATFLRSLQTTFIIWIFNFIPQVLLALLLTAWFTNRRLKVKAQGLFKVLIYMPNIITAATIAILFNSLTGYPKGPINDLLMKMGILDAPSNFHLQSGTARGVVSFIQFWMWYGHSMIILIAGVLGINPTLFEAAEVDGATPAQIFFRITLPRLKTILLYVLVTGLIGGIQMFDIPRLFLWGGPDNATLTSSVFIYNQAFAGSYLYNRASAASMIVFIIILVLSGIMFYSMRDRAEIKLRKFEKNRLKEEKRMGGVR from the coding sequence ATGCGCAAAAACAACATCAGCTATGCTAAGTACGGATATCTGTTTTCCATTCCTTTCGTGCTTGCCTTTCTTATTTTTAATCTGTACCCGACGATATATACTGTTGTTATTGGGTTTACCGACCTCAGGGGACTGGGGCGAACTACCTTCAAGTTCTTGGAAGATCCGTTCCAGAATTACAAAAGTATCTTAAACAACGCGACCTTCTTACGGTCACTACAAACTACCTTTATTATTTGGATTTTCAATTTCATTCCCCAGGTTCTCTTGGCACTGTTGTTGACCGCTTGGTTCACCAATAGAAGACTGAAGGTTAAGGCACAGGGCTTGTTCAAGGTATTGATTTATATGCCGAATATCATTACCGCTGCAACCATCGCAATCCTGTTCAACTCCCTTACCGGCTATCCCAAGGGACCAATCAATGACTTACTGATGAAAATGGGCATCCTGGATGCACCATCGAACTTCCACCTGCAGAGTGGAACCGCCCGCGGTGTGGTATCGTTCATCCAGTTCTGGATGTGGTATGGCCACTCCATGATTATCCTGATCGCTGGTGTGTTGGGTATCAATCCAACCTTGTTTGAGGCTGCTGAGGTAGATGGGGCAACACCTGCCCAGATTTTCTTCAGGATAACCTTACCCAGACTGAAAACCATTTTGCTATATGTTCTGGTAACCGGCCTTATCGGTGGTATCCAGATGTTCGATATCCCCAGGCTCTTCCTTTGGGGAGGACCTGACAATGCAACACTTACCTCGAGTGTATTCATCTACAACCAAGCCTTCGCGGGAAGCTATCTCTACAACCGAGCATCGGCAGCAAGCATGATAGTCTTCATCATCATCCTGGTTCTCTCAGGCATCATGTTCTATTCCATGCGTGACAGGGCTGAGATCAAACTCAGGAAATTTGAAAAGAACCGGCTGAAGGAAGAAAAGAGGATGGGGGGAGTACGATGA
- a CDS encoding ABC transporter substrate-binding protein: MKRNMRIVVSLLLICCMSLSLFAAGQAEAAKPARKVINLWSFTDEVPKMLEKYKELNPDFDYEINTTIIATTDGAYQPALDQALASSGENAPDIYCAESAFVLKYTQGDAAHFAAPYKDLGIDVNAKLKEADIAQYTVDIGTNPDGDLVGLGYQATGGAFIYRRSIAKDVWGTDDPAVITSKVGPGWDKFFKAAEDLKKKGYGIISGDGDIWHAIEGSSDKGWIVDGKLYIDPDREAFLDVAKMLIDKDYHNDTRDWTDAWFADMKDAGEKQIFGFFGPAWLINYVMAGNSGGSAPGEGTYGDWAVCEPPVGFFWGGTWVLANDKSPVKDAVGEIIEWITLDSSNTGLQYYWANGTLNGPGGTKDTVASGTVMSKSDGTLDFLGGQDMFDVFVPAGKFATGTNKTQYDETINMYWRDQVREYSYGNKTRSQAIADFKQQVADNLAIDVD; encoded by the coding sequence ATGAAACGGAACATGCGTATTGTAGTCAGTCTGTTGCTGATTTGTTGCATGAGTCTCTCACTGTTTGCAGCCGGACAGGCAGAGGCAGCGAAACCTGCTCGTAAGGTGATCAACCTGTGGAGCTTCACTGATGAAGTCCCCAAAATGTTGGAGAAGTACAAAGAACTGAATCCTGATTTCGATTATGAGATCAACACAACCATCATTGCTACCACTGATGGTGCATATCAACCAGCACTTGACCAGGCATTGGCAAGTAGTGGTGAGAATGCTCCTGACATCTATTGTGCTGAGTCTGCATTTGTACTCAAGTACACCCAGGGCGACGCAGCTCACTTTGCAGCTCCCTACAAGGATCTTGGTATCGATGTAAACGCCAAGCTCAAGGAAGCCGACATTGCCCAGTACACCGTTGATATCGGTACCAATCCTGATGGCGATCTGGTAGGCCTTGGTTACCAGGCTACCGGTGGTGCATTTATCTACCGCCGCTCTATTGCAAAGGACGTATGGGGTACTGACGATCCTGCTGTAATCACTTCAAAAGTCGGTCCCGGTTGGGACAAGTTCTTCAAGGCGGCAGAAGACCTGAAGAAGAAAGGATACGGAATCATCAGTGGTGATGGAGACATCTGGCATGCCATCGAAGGCAGCAGCGATAAGGGCTGGATTGTAGACGGAAAACTCTACATCGATCCCGATCGTGAAGCATTCCTTGATGTTGCAAAGATGCTGATTGACAAGGATTACCACAATGATACCCGTGACTGGACCGATGCATGGTTCGCTGACATGAAAGACGCCGGCGAAAAGCAGATCTTCGGTTTCTTCGGCCCAGCTTGGTTGATCAACTACGTCATGGCTGGTAACAGCGGCGGTTCAGCACCTGGTGAAGGCACCTATGGTGACTGGGCAGTTTGTGAACCTCCTGTTGGCTTCTTCTGGGGTGGTACCTGGGTACTTGCAAACGACAAGAGCCCTGTCAAGGACGCAGTTGGTGAGATCATCGAGTGGATTACCCTCGACAGTTCCAACACCGGTCTGCAGTACTACTGGGCCAATGGTACACTCAATGGTCCTGGTGGAACCAAGGATACCGTTGCTTCCGGTACTGTCATGAGCAAGAGTGACGGAACCCTGGACTTCCTCGGTGGACAGGATATGTTCGACGTATTCGTTCCCGCTGGCAAGTTTGCTACCGGCACCAACAAGACCCAGTATGATGAGACCATCAACATGTACTGGCGTGACCAGGTCCGCGAATACAGCTACGGAAACAAGACCCGCAGCCAGGCCATCGCAGACTTCAAGCAGCAGGTTGCTGACAACCTCGCAATTGACGTTGATTAA
- a CDS encoding response regulator transcription factor yields the protein MPKTVRFLIVDDHPLFRQGLVSVIENVRTYQVQAQATTITEALTLLDTIEVDVALVDISLQQENGLELVKTLKASKPEVLSIVVSMYDELIYASSALKAGARGYVMKQEAASSLLKAIETVLKGKVYLSNDMRERMLDTMLLQESSQEIDPVELLSLREMEVLRLLGQGFGVSEIGKTLNLSVKTINVYRDNIRHKLSISDAGTLRKFAIKWVKSNEM from the coding sequence ATGCCTAAAACTGTTCGATTTCTGATTGTAGATGACCACCCGCTTTTCCGCCAAGGTTTGGTGAGCGTCATAGAGAATGTGAGAACCTACCAAGTACAAGCTCAGGCAACCACCATCACTGAAGCACTTACCCTGTTGGATACGATAGAGGTTGATGTTGCCCTTGTTGATATCTCACTCCAGCAAGAGAACGGATTGGAGTTGGTCAAAACTCTCAAGGCAAGCAAGCCAGAGGTGCTTTCCATTGTTGTCTCCATGTATGATGAACTTATCTATGCCTCCAGCGCACTCAAGGCAGGTGCACGCGGATATGTGATGAAGCAGGAAGCTGCTTCCTCGCTCCTCAAAGCAATTGAAACAGTGCTCAAGGGCAAGGTCTATCTCTCAAATGATATGCGGGAACGGATGTTGGACACCATGCTCTTGCAGGAATCCTCGCAGGAGATTGACCCGGTTGAGCTGCTCAGTCTCCGGGAAATGGAAGTACTCCGCTTGCTTGGACAGGGCTTTGGTGTCTCTGAGATCGGGAAAACGCTCAATCTCTCGGTCAAGACGATCAATGTCTACCGGGACAATATCCGTCATAAGCTCTCCATCAGTGACGCAGGAACACTGCGCAAGTTTGCCATCAAATGGGTGAAGAGCAACGAGATGTAA